One Dromiciops gliroides isolate mDroGli1 chromosome 3, mDroGli1.pri, whole genome shotgun sequence DNA segment encodes these proteins:
- the SLITRK3 gene encoding SLIT and NTRK-like protein 3 yields MKPPMAETLQKGRMLWIILLSTIALGWTTPIPLIEDSEEIDEPCFDPCYCEVKESIFHIHCDSKGFTNISQITEFWSRPFKLYLQRNSMRKLYTNSFVHLNNAVSINLGNNALQDIQTGAFNGLKILKRLYLHENKLDIFRNDTFLGLESLEYLQADYNVIKRIESGAFRNLSKLRVLILNDNLIPMLPTNLFKAVSLTHLDLRGNRLKVLSYRGMLDHIGRSLMEIQLEENPWNCTCEIVQLKSWLERIPYTALVGDITCETPFHFHGKDLREIKKTELCPLLSDSEVEASLGIPQLSSSKENAWPTKPSSMLSSVHFTASSVEYKASNKQPKPTKQPRTPKPPPTSRGLYPGPNQPPIAAYQTRPPIPIICPTGCICSLHINDLGLTVNCKERGFNNISELLPRPLNAKKLYLSSNLIQKIYRSDFWNFSSLDLLHLGNNRISYVQDGAFINLPNLKSLFLNGNDIERLTPGMFRGLQSLHYLYFEFNVIREIQPAAFSLMPNLKLLFLNNNLLRTLPTDAFAGTSLARLNLRKNYFLYLPVAGVLEHLNAIVQIDLNENPWDCTCDLVPLKQWIETISSVSVVGDVLCGSPENLTHRDVRSVELEVLCPEMVHLPPAGASPAGPSEVHPAGGPTGASPYEFAPPGGAVPLSVLILSLLVLFFSAVFIAAGLFAFVLRRRRKKLPFRKRPEGVDLTGIQMQCHRLFEDGGGGGGGGGGGGGGGRPSHPSPEKAPPVGHVYDYIPHPVTQMCNNPIYKPREEEEASTVVAGPETGGPERGGPGTQPPGMGELLAGEQFPETAKENNSNYRTLLEKEKEWTLAVSSSQLNTIVTMNHPHPHPHPHHPAGSGVAGGVGGTGGDLAGFRHHEKNGGVVLFPPGGGCGPGSILLDRERPQPTPCTVGFVDCLYGTVPKLKELHVHPPGMQYPDLQQGARLKETLLFSAGKGFTDPQTPKSEYLELRAKLQTKPDYLEVLEKTTYRF; encoded by the coding sequence ATGAAACCTCCCATGGCTGAAACTCTCCAGAAAGGAAGGATGCTGTGGATAATTCTTTTAAGCACAATTGCCCTAGGATGGACTACACCCATTCCCTTGATAGAGGACTCAGAGGAAATAGATGAACCATGCTTTGATCCATGTTACTGTGAAGTGAAAGAGAGTATTTTCCACATCCATTGTGACAGTAAAGGATTTACAAATATTAGTCAAATTACTGAGTTCTGGTCTCGACCTTTTAAACTTTACCTGCAGAGGAATTCCATGAGGAAACTGTACACGAACAGTTTTGTTCATTTAAACAATGCTGTATCTATTAACCTTGGGAACAATGCTTTGCAGGACATTCAGACAGGGGCCTTCAATGGCCTCAAAATTTTAAAGAGGCTGTATCTACATGAGAATAAACTGGACATCTTCAGAAATGACACTTTCCTGGGTTTGGAAAGTCTAGAATATCTGCAGGCAGATTACAATGTCATTAAACGAATTGAGAGTGGGGCCTTTAGGAATCTGAGCAAATTGAGGGTTCTAATCCTGAATGACAACCTCATCCCCATGCTTCCTACCAATTTATTTAAGGCTGTCTCTTTGACTCATTTGGACCTTAGGGGAAATCGGTTAAAGGTCCTTTCTTATAGAGGAATGCTGGATCATATTGGTAGGAGCTTGATGGAGATCCAGCTAGAGGAAAACCCCTGGAATTGTACCTGTGAAATTGTACAATTAAAAAGCTGGCTTGAACGGATACCATACACAGCCCTGGTTGGAGATATTACATGTGAGACACCTTTCCACTTTCATGGTAAGGACTTGCGGGAAATCAAGAAGACTGAACTCTGTCCCCTGCTGTCTGATTCGGAGGTGGAGGCTAGTTTGGGGATTCCCCAGTTGTCATCCAGCAAGGAGAATGCATGGCCTACAAAGCCCTCCTCCATGTTGTCCTCTGTCCATTTCACTGCATCTTCTGTTGAATACAAGGCTTCCAACAAACAGCCGAAACCCACCAAGCAACCCCGGACACCTAAACCACCTCCGACATCCAGAGGCCTATACCCAGGGCCAAACCAACCTCCTATTGCTGCTTATCAGACCAGACCCCCGATTCCCATCATCTGCCCTACCGGGTGTATCTGCAGCTTGCATATTAATGACCTGGGCCTGACAGTAAACTGCAAAGAACGGGGGTTCAATAACATCTCTGAACTTCTTCCGAGGCCCCTGAATGCCAAGAAACTGTACCTGAGCAGTAACCTTATTCAGAAGATATATCGCTCAGATTTTTGGAATTTCTCCTCTTTGGATCTCTTGCACCTGGGGAACAATCGAATTTCTTACGTCCAGGATGGGGCCTTCATCAACCTGCCCAATCTGAAGAGCCTCTTCCTCAACGGAAATGACATCGAGCGGCTAACTCCGGGCATGTTTCGAGGCCTCCAGAGCTTGCACTATCTGTACTTCGAATTCAATGTCATCCGGGAGATCCAGCCGGCAGCCTTCAGCCTCATGCCCAACCTGAAACTGCTGTTTCTCAATAACAACCTGCTGAGGACGCTGCCCACCGACGCCTTCGCCGGCACCTCCTTGGCCCGGCTCAACCTGCGCAAGAATTACTTCCTCTACCTTCCAGTGGCCGGCGTCCTGGAGCACCTGAACGCCATTGTGCAGATCGACCTCAACGAGAACCCCTGGGACTGCACCTGCGACCTGGTCCCCCTCAAGCAGTGGATCGAGACCATCAGTTCGGTGAGCGTGGTGGGAGACGTGCTCTGCGGGAGCCCGGAGAACCTCACCCACCGGGACGTGCGCAGCGTGGAGCTGGAAGTGTTGTGCCCAGAGATGGTGCACCTGCCGCCCGCCGGGGCCTCCCCGGCCGGGCCTAGCGAAGTCCACCCGGCCGGGGGCCCCACCGGAGCCTCACCCTACGAGTTTGCTCCCCCGGGGGGCGCCGTGCCCCTCTCGGTGCTGATCCTCAGCCTGCTGGTCCTCTTCTTCTCGGCCGTCTTCATCGCCGCGGGGCTCTTCGCCTTCGTGCTCAGGAGGCGTCGGAAGAAGCTGCCCTTCCGCAAACGCCCGGAGGGGGTGGACCTGACTGGCATCCAGATGCAATGTCACCGCCTTTTTGAGGATGGCGGAGGAGGTGGAGGCGGTGGAGGgggcggtgggggtgggggacggcCCAGCCACCCCTCCCCCGAAAAAGCGCCCCCTGTGGGTCACGTCTACGACTACATCCCCCACCCAGTGACCCAAATGTGTAACAACCCCATTTACAAGCcacgggaggaggaggaggcctcCACCGTGGTGGCAGGCCCGGAGACCGGGGGGCCCGAAAGAGGGGGTCCGGGGACACAGCCCCCAGGAATGGGTGAGCTCCTGGCCGGGGAGCAGTTCCCTGAGACAGCCAAGGAGAATAACAGTAACTACCGGACCTtgctggagaaggagaaggagtggACCCTGGCGGTGTCCAGCTCCCAACTCAACACCATAGTGACCATGAatcaccctcaccctcaccctcaccctcaccaCCCAGCCGGAAGTGGGGTGGCGGGGGGCGTGGGAGGCACTGGGGGGGACTTGGCTGGGTTCCGGCACCACGAAAAGAATGGAGGGGTGGTGCTTTTTCCCCCAGGGGGAGGCTGTGGTCCTGGCAGCATCCTTCTCGATCGAGAGAGACCCCAGCCAACCCCTTGCACGGTGGGCTTTGTGGACTGTCTCTATGGTACAGTGCCCAAGTTAAAGGAACTGCACGTCCACCCTCCTGGCATGCAATACCCAGACTTACAGCAGGGCGCCAGACTCAAAGAAACCCTTCTGTTCTCGGCTGGAAAGGGCTTCACagacccccaaacccccaaaagcGAATACCTCGAGTTAAGGGCCAAACTCCAAACCAAGCCGGATTACCTCGAAGTCCTGGAGAAGACAACCTATAGGTTCtaa